In a single window of the Gadus chalcogrammus isolate NIFS_2021 chromosome 20, NIFS_Gcha_1.0, whole genome shotgun sequence genome:
- the LOC130373081 gene encoding dedicator of cytokinesis protein 9-like isoform X1: MRAGCATMATPTQPETRKFTRGLGKPGTAAELRQSVSEVVRTSVLVVKPKVIEPLDYENVLVQRKTQILSDVLRDMLQFPLEDFQISTLRRQGRTVYPTVPENAEGRAQSLFVQECIRTYNSDWHVVNYKYEDYSGDFRQIPNKVSRPEKLAVHVFEVDEDVDKDEDTASLGSQKGGITKHGWLHKGNMNSAISVTMRSFKRRYFHLTQLGDGSYNLNFYKDEKISKEPKGTIFLDSCMGVIQNTKVRRFAFELKMQDKSTYLLAAEGEGEMEEWVATLNKILHSSFEVAMQDKRNGDLHDDDEMGKSDSSSGSMDSFQSARDIESKMRNETRFKLFTLDPDTQKLDFSGIEPDGKPFEEKFGKRILVNCNDLSFNLQSCVAENEEGPTTNVEPFYVTLSLFDIQNSRKISSDFHVDLNHPSVRGMLPNNGSHYINGGGDSVHGAQRLVHGVPEAAMQYPRKGVFSVTCPHPEIFLVARVEKILQGGITHCAEPYMKSSDSTKVAQKVLKNAKWACNRLGQYRMPFAWAARPLFKDASGTLDKSARFSALYRQDSNKLSNDDMFKLLADFRKPEKMAKLPVILGNLDVTIDSVAPDLTNCVTSSYIPVKSFDNGEKANILFEVEEFVPSIAKCSQPFTTYNNHLYVYPRQLKYDGQKAFAKARNIAVCIEVKDSDEEDALPLKCIYGRPGGQLLTKSALAAVLHHQHNPEFYDEFKIELPTQLHERHHLLFTFYHVSCDSNSKASTKKRDMVETQVGYAWIPLLKDGRMIMNESQASVASSLPAGYLSGQDGATKHSGPDVKWVDGGKPLFKVSTHLVSTVYTQDQHLHNFFQHCQSAAAQPPTSGGELVKYLKSLHAMESHVMINFLPTVLNQLFRVLTAASNEEVAVNVTRVMIHIVAQCHEEGLEHYLRSYVKFVFKTESFTASTTRLVHEELAKAMTAILKPSTDFLTSNKLLKYSWYFFEALVKSMAQYLIESGKVKLSRNQRFSASFHHTVETLVNMMMPHVTQKYKDNLDAARNANHSLAVFVKRCFTLMDRGFVFKQINNYIHCFMPGDPKTLFEFKFEFLRVICNHEHYVPLNLPMPFGKGRIQRFQALLAPSMEAFDAPIDLQLDYSLTEDFCRNHFLVGLLLREVGGALQEFREIRGISIHVLKSLMIKHTFDDRYTNKSQQARLATLYLPLFGLLQENVNRLNVKEVTPFSVNHSNNNGRDDNLSGNALMTPPRSSTFLDNSLHKDVFGVISGTASPHTTSTPNINLVRNADSRGSLISTDSGSSLTEKHHDKASSLDKNQPASTLGSCLLRSDKLEQAEIKNLLMCFLHVLKSMSEDALFTYWSKASAVELMDFFTLVEVCLHQFRYMGKRYIARNQDGGAGPVAHERKAQTLPVSRSRAGMMHARLQQLSSLDNSHTFNHTYSHSEADVTSQSLLEANIATEVCLTVLDTLSIFIMGFKTQLCSDHGHNPLMKKVFEVHLCFLQINQSETALKQVFTSLRTFIYKFPCTFFEGRADMCASFCYEILKCCNSKLSSIRSDAAHLLYFLMKSNFDYTGRKSFVRTHLQVVIAVSQLIADVIGIGGTRFQQSLSIINNCANSDRTIKNTAFPSDVKDLTKRIRTVLMATAQMKEHERDPEMLVDLQYSLAKSYASTPELRKTWLDSMARIHVKNGDLSEAAMCYVHVAALVAEYLRRKGMFKQGCTAFRVVTPNIDEEASMMEDVGMQDVHFNEDVLMELLEECADGLWKAERYELISDIYKLIIPIYEKRRDFEKLAHLYDTLHRAYSKVTEVMHTGKRLLGTYFRVAFFGQGFFEDEDGKEYIYKEPKFTPLSEVSMRLLKLYAEKFGQENVKMIQDSGRINPKDLDSKFAYIQVTHVSPFLEEKELADRRTDFERSHNIRRFVFEMPFTVSGKKQGGVEEQCKRRTILTTTHCFPYVKKRIAVMYQHHTDLNPIEVAIDEMSKKVGEIQQLCSSSDVDMIRLQLKLQGSISVQVNAGPLAYARAFLDDASTKKYADNKVKQLKEVFRQFVEACGHGLSINERLIKEDQQEYHDEMKANYRDLARELSAIMHEQISPVEDGMKSVLPDSLHIFNAISGTPTGATIQGVPCTSSVV, encoded by the exons TCCTTCAAGCGGCGGTACTTCCATCTGACCCAGCTGGGCGACGGCTCCTACAACCTCAACTTCTACAAGGATGAGAAGATCTCCAAGGAGCCCAAAGGAACCATCTTCCTGGACTCCTGTATGGGCGTCATCCAG AACACCAAGGTGCGGCGGTTCGCCTTCGAGCTGAAGATGCAGGACAAGAGCACCTACCTGCTggcggcggagggggagggcgagatGGAGGAGTGGGTGGCCACCCTCAACAAGATCCTCCACAGCAGCTTCGAGGTCGCCATGCAGGACAAGAGGAACGGGGACCTCCACGACG ACGACGAGATGGGGAAGTCGGACAGCTCCTCCGGGAGCATGGACAGCTTCCAG AGCGCGCGGGACATCGAATCCAAGATGAGGAACGAGACCAGGTTCAAGCTGTTCACCCTGGACCCCGACACGCAG AAACTGGACTTCTCGGGGATCGAGCCGGACGGGAAACCGTTTGAGGAGAAGTTTGGGAAGCGCATCCTGGTGAACTGCAACGACCTCTCCTTCAACCTGCAGAGCTGCGTGGCGGAGAATGAAGAGGGGCCCACCACCAAC GTGGAGCCGTTCTACGTCACCCTGTCCCTGTTCGACATCCAGAACAGCAGGAAGATCTCCTCAGACTTCCACGTGGACCTCAACCACCCCTCCGTCAGGGGCATGCTGCCCAATAACGGCAGCCACTACATCAACGGGGGCGGGGACTCTGTCCACGGAGCGCAGCGATTGGTCCACGGTGTTCCCGAGGCGGCCATGCAGTACCCCAGAAAG GGGGTGTTCTCGGTGACCTGCCCCCACCCGGAGATCTTCCTGGTGGCGCGCGTGGAGAAGATCCTGCAGGGAGGGATCACCCACTGTGCAGAGCCCTACATGAAGAGCTCCGACTCCACCAAG GTGGCGCAGAAGGTTCTGAAGAATGCCAAGTGGGCGTGCAACCGGCTGGGGCAGTACAGAATGCCCTTTGCCTGGGCAGCGAG GCCTCTGTTTAAAGACGCTTCCGGGACGCTGGACAAGAGCGCGCGCTTCTCGGCGCTGTACCGGCAGGACAGCAACAAGCTGTCCAACGACGACATGTTCAAACTGCTGGCAGACTTCAGGAA ACCTGAGAAGATGGCCAAGCTCCCGGTGATCCTGGGGAACCTGGACGTCACCATCGACAGCGTGGCTCCCGACCTCACCA actgtGTTACCTCGTCCTACATTCCCGTGAAGTCGTTCGATAACGGCGAGAAGGCCAACATCCTGTTTGAGGTGGAGGAGTTTGTTCCAAGCATCGCTAAGTGCTCCCAGCCGTTCACCACCTACAACAACCACCTGTACGTGTACCCCCGTCAGCTCAAGTACGACGGGCAGAAGGCCTTCGCCAAG GCCAGGAACATCGCGGTGTGCATCGAGGTCAAGGACTCTGACGAGGAGGACGCTCTGCCGCTGAAG TGTATCTACGGGCGGCCGGGGGGGCAGCTGCTCACCAAGAGCGCCTTAGCTGCAgtgctccaccaccaacacaacccCGAGTTCTACGACGAG ttCAAGATCGAGCTGCCGACCCAGCTCCACGAGAGGCACCACCTGCTCTTCACCTTCTACCACGTCAGCTGTGACAGCAACAGCAAGGCCAGCACCAAGAAGAGGGACATGGTGGAGACCCAAG tgggctACGCCTGGATCCCCCTGCTGAAGGACGGCCGGATGATCATGAACGAGAGCCAGGCCTCCGTGGCCTCCAGCCTGCCCGCCGGCTACCTCAGCGGCCAGGACGGAGCCACCAAG CACTCCGGCCCTGACGTCAAGTGGGTGGACGGAGGCAAGCCGCTCTTCAAGGTGTCCACTCACCTGGTCTCCACCGTGTACACCCAG gaTCAGCATCTGCACAACTTCTTCCAGCACTGCCAGAGCGCCGCAGCCCAGCCGCCCACGTCTGGGGGGGAGCTGGTCAAGTACCTGAAG agtCTCCACGCCATGGAGAGCCACGTGATGATCAACTTCCTGCCCACCGTGCTCAACCAGCTGTTCAGGGTTCTGACGGCGGCCTCCAACGAGGAGGTGGCGGTCAACGTCACGCG AGTGATGATCCACATCGTGGCTCAGTGCCATGAGGAGGGGCTGGAGCACTACCTGAGGTCCTACGTCAAG TTTGTGTTCAAGACGGAGTCGTTCACGGCGTCCACCACCCGGTTGGTCCACGAGGAGCTGGCCAAGGCCATGACGGCCATCCTGAAACCGTCCACAGACTTCCTCACCAGCAACAAGCTGCTGAAG tACTCCTGGTATTTCTTCGAGGCGCTGGTGAAGTCCATGGCGCAGTACCTGATCGAGAGCGGTAAAGTGAAG CTGTCGAGGAACCAGCGGTTCTCGGCGTCCTTCCACCACACGGTGGAGACGCTGGTCAACATGATGATGCCCCACGTGACCCAGAAGTACAAAGACAACCTGGACGCCGCCCGCAACGCCAACCACAGCCTGGCCGTCTTCGTCAAG CGGTGTTTCACTCTGATGGACCGAGGCTTCGTCTTCAAGCAGATAAACAACTACATTCACTGCTTCATGCCCGGTGACCCCAAG ACCTTATTTGAGTTCAAGTTTGAGTTCCTGCGCGTCATCTGCAACCACGAGCACTACGTCCCCCTCAACCTGCCCATGCCCTTTGGCAAGGGACGGATACAGAGGTTCCAAG CTTTACTAGCTCCTAGCATGGAGGCCTTTGACGCTCCAATAG ACCTCCAGCTGGACTACTCCCTGACGGAGGACTTCTGCCGGAACCACTTCCTGGTTGGGCTCCTCCTCcgggaggtgggcggggccctgCAGGAGTTCCGGGAGATCCGGGGGATCTCCATCCACGTGCTCAAGAGCCTGATGATCAAGCACACCTTCGACGACCGCTACACCAACAAG agtCAGCAAGCCAGACTAGCCACTCTCTACCTGCCCTTGTTTGGCCTGCTGCAAGAGAACGTCAACAGACTGAACGTGAAGGAAGTCACCCCATTCAGCGTCAACCATTCCAACAAC AATGGCAGAGACGATAACCTTTCGGGCAATGCCCTGATGACCCCTCCCAGGTCCAGCACTTTTCTGGACAACAGTTTACACAAAGATGTGTTTGGAGTCATCTCTGGCACTG CCTCTCctcacaccacctccacccccaacaTCAACCTGGTCCGCAACGCCGACTCGCGCGGCTCCCTCATCAGCACCGACTCCGGCAGCAGCCTGACGGAGAAGCACCACGACAAGGCCAGCTCCCTGGACAAG AACCAGCCGGCCTCCACCCTGGGCAGCTGCCTGCTTCGCAGTGACAAGCTGGAGCAGGCGGAGATCAAGAACCTCCTCATGTGCTTCCTCCATGTCCTCAAGAGCATGTCCGAAG ATGCTCTGTTCACCTACTGGAGCAAGGCCTCGGCGGTCGAGTTGATGGACTTTTTCACTCTCGTCGA AGTTTGCCTCCATCAGTTCAGATACATGGGGAAGAGATACATCGCCAG GAACCAGGATGGGGGGGCGGGACCCGTTGCTCACGAGCGGAAGGCTCAGACTCTGCCCGTGTCCCGCAGCAGGGCGGGGATGATGCATGCCCGCTTACAGCAGCTCAGCAGCCTGGATAACTCTCACACCTTTAACCACA CCTACAGCCACTCGGAGGCTGACGTGACGAGCCAGTCTCTGCTGGAGGCCAACATCGCCACGGAGGTGTGTCTGACCGTCCTGGACACCCTCAGTATCTTCATCATGGGCTTCAAG ACCCAGCTGTGCAGTGACCACGGCCACAACCCCCTGATGAAGAAGGTGTTCGAGGTCCACCTCTGCTTCCTGcagatcaaccaatcagagacgGCCCTGAAGCAGGTGTTCACCTCCCTGCGAACCTTCATCTACAAG TTCCCGTGTACGTTCTTCGAGGGCCGGGCCGACATGTGTGCGTCGTTCTGCTACGAGATCCTGAAGTGCTGCAACTCCAAGCTGAGCTCCATCCGCAGCGACGCGGCGCACCTGCTCTACTTCCTGATGAAGAGCAACTTCGACTACACGGGCCGCAAGTCCTTCGTCCGCACGCACCTCCAG gtgGTGATCGCTGTCAGTCAGCTGATCGCTGACGTCATCGGCATCGGAGGAACCCGCTTCCAGCAGTCCCTGTCCATCATCAACAACTGTGCCAACAGCGACCGCACCATCAAG AACACGGCGTTCCCGTCGGACGTCAAGGACCTGACCAAGCGGATCCGCACGGTGCTGATGGCCACGGCGCAGATGAAGGAGCACGAGAGGGACCCCGAGATGCTGGTGGACCTGCAGTACAGCCTGGCCAAGTCCTACGCCTCCACGCCCGAGCTCCGCAAGACCTGGCTGGACAGCATGGCCCGCATCCACGTCAAGAACGGGGACCTGTCCGAG GCGGCCATGTGCTACGTCCACGTCGCGGCGCTGGTAGCAGAATACCTCAGGAGAAAAG ggatGTTCAAACAAGGCTGCACGGCGTTCCGCGTGGTCACGCCCAACATCGACGAGGAGGCCTCCATGATGGAGGACGTGGGCATGCAGGACGTGCACTTCAACGAG GACGTTctgatggagctgctggaggagtgTGCGGATGGACTGTGGAAAGCGGAGCGCTACGAGCTCATCTCTGACATCTACAAGCTGATCATCCCCATCTATGAGAAGCGCCGGGACTTTGAG aaacTGGCCCATCTGTACGACACGCTGCATCGCGCGTACAGCAAGGTCACGGAGGTCATGCACACGGGGAAGCGGCTGCTGGGAACCTACTTCAGAGTGGCCTTCTTCGGCCAG GGATTCTTTGAGGACGAAGACGGCAAGGAGTACATTTACAAAGAACCCAAGTTCACTCCTCTGTCGGAGGTCTCCATGAGGCTGCTGAAGCTGTACGCTGAGAAGTTTGGACAGGAGAACGTGAAAATGATTCAGGACTCGGGGAGG ATCAACCCCAAAGACCTGGACTCCAAGTTCGCCTACATCCAGGTGACCCACGTGAGCCCCttcctggaggagaaggagctggcCGACCGCCGGACGGACTTCGAGAGGAGCCACAACATCCGCCGCTTCGTGTTCGAGATGCCCTTCACCGTGTCGGGGAAGAAGCAAGGCGGCGTGGAGGAGCAGTGCAAGCGGAGGACCATCCTGACCA cgacaCACTGCTTCCCCTACGTGAAGAAGCGCATCGCGGTGATGTACCAGCACCACACAGACCTGAACCCCATCGAGGTGGCCATCGACGAGATGAGCAAGAAGGTGGGCGAGATCCAgcagctctgctcctccagcgaTGTGGACATGATCCGCCTGCAGCTCAAGCTCCAGGGCAGCATCAGCGTCCAG gtgaacgCCGGACCACTGGCCTATGCCCGCGCCTTCCTTGACGACGCCAGCACCAAGAAGTATGCAGACAACAAGGTCAAGCAGCTCAAAGAGGTGTTCAG GCAGTTCGTGGAGGCGTGCGGCCACGGCCTGAGCATCAACGAGCGGCTGATCAAGGAGGACCAGCAGGAGTACCACGACGAGATGAAGGCCAACTACCGCGACCTGGCCCGCGAGCTGTCCGCCATCATGCACGAGCAG ATCAGTCCGGTGGAAGACGGGATGAAAAGCGTCCTCCCGGACTCGCTCCACATCTTCAACGCCATCAGCGGCACCCCGACCGGCGCCACCATCCAGGGGGTCCCCTGCACCTCCTCCGTGGTATGA